In Ctenopharyngodon idella isolate HZGC_01 chromosome 2, HZGC01, whole genome shotgun sequence, the following are encoded in one genomic region:
- the LOC127499710 gene encoding complement C1q-like protein 4, whose product MLIFITALMLNVVAIPADDLFSPNINILEELGKMKIMETRMESMEKEMERLRTENTAQAKKLEEFHVTMNDRKIKMDELIKQNEAQAKELDTLRGTTNDVKIKMDDLIKQSEVSKVAFSVSLSSSNGPHSTLQTLIYKHIFLNNGDAYDANTGIFTAPMKGVYVFRVFSKAYGSSDKAVVAGLFRNDQHEISTYARQNGGFIGSSNGVSLLLEKGDKICVNLYPGYWIFDNEHHHSTFSGHLLFTM is encoded by the exons ATGTTGATTTTTATAACAGCTTTAATGCTCAATGTGGTGGCTATACCAGCAGATGATTTATTTTCACCAAACATAAACATCCTTGAAGAACTGGGGAAGATGAAGATCATGGAAACAAGGATGGAATCTATGGAGAAGGAAATGGAGCGACTAAGAACAGAAAACACAG caCAAGCAAAGAAGCTGGAGGAGTTTCATGTTacaatgaatgacagaaagatCAAAATGGATGAActaattaaacaaaatgaag ctcAAGCAAAAGAACTGGACACCTTGCGTGGAACAACAAATGACGTAAAGATCAAAATGGATGATCTAATAAAACAAAGTGAAG tttCAAAAGTGGCTTTCTCAGTTTCTCTCTCGTCCTCTAATGGACCGCACAGCACTTTACAAACCCTGATTTACAAACACATCTTCCTCAATAATGGAGACGCTTATGATGCAAATACAG GAATCTTCACAGCACCCATGAAGGGAGTGTATGTATTCAGGGTTTTCTCTAAGGCCTATGGAAGTTCAGATAAAGCGGTTGTCGCAGGCTTGTTTAGGAACGACCAGCATGAAATTTCTACATATGCACGTCAAAATGGTGGTTTTATCGGCTCTTCAAATGGAGTTTCTCTGCTGCTGGAAAAGGGGGATAAAATATGTGTAAATCTCTATCCTGGATATTGGATTTTTGACAATGAACACCATCACAGCACCTTTAGTGGACATCTGCTTTTCACCATGTGA
- the LOC127498754 gene encoding cerebellin-2-like yields MNTLLVTGSTMWILISVLMLNVWAIPADDELSPNINILEELGKMEARMKSMEKETELLRTKNEEQAKELKILYDTTKIQMDELIKQNQAPKVAFSASLLTSFGPQSVGPFPDGLHTLIYKHVFLNTGDAYDAETGIFTAPVKGVYVFRVFSKAFGNPQKAVTAGLFKNDQHIMSTHGHQQSGFISSSNGVSLLLEKGDKIKVNLYPGQWIFDNGEHHHSTFSGHLLFTM; encoded by the exons ATGAA TACATTATTAGTTACCGGCAGCACAATGTGGATTCTTATATCAGTTTTAATGCTCAATGTGTGGGCTATACCAGCAGATGATGAACTTTCACCAAACATAAACATCCTTGAAGAACTGGGGAAGATGGAAGCAAGGATGAAATCTATGGAGAAGGAAACGGAGCTACTAAGAACAAAGAACGAAG aacAAGCAAAAGAACTGAAGATTTTGTATGATACAACAAAGATCCAAATGGATGAACTAATAAAGCAGAATCAAG CTCCTAAAGTGGCTTTCTCAGCCTCTCTGTTGACCTCTTTTGGACCACAAAGCGTTGGACCATTTCCTGATGGTTTACACACCCTGATTTACAAACACGTCTTCCTCAACACTGGAGACGCCTATGATGCAGAAACAG GAATCTTCACAGCACCTGTGAAGGGAGTGTATGTATTCAGGGTTTTCTCAAAGGCCTTCGGAAATCCACAGAAAGCCGTTACCGCAGGCCTGTTTAAAAATGACCAGCATATCATGTCTACACATGGACACCAACAAAGTGGTTTTATCAGTTCTTCAAATGGAGTCTCTCTGCTGCTAGAAAAAGGggataaaataaaagtaaatctcTATCCTGGCCAGTGGATTTTTGACAATGGAGAACACCATCACAGCACATTCAGTGGACATCTGCTTTTCACCATGTGA